From a region of the Myroides sp. JBRI-B21084 genome:
- a CDS encoding T9SS type A sorting domain-containing protein, with the protein MKGKKLIYLIVSAFLFVTQLQSQTTYDFNTPAVISSGPAGFGFWNTQADITIGGVPYVLTSGGNGSFTNINTGGVSNSKALRKDGSGGDTFTLKRQDGQPFQFYGIWVQHQSMNSYSQFYTLPPWYTLTTSGQDSFTYQDMTAMTAGTNTSSSKTIDAGVNGVTVTSVQISFQAILYYKVDNIKVGPVVIACTPPVFSLNPSNVSTCDGSSVTLNAAATGATAYEWQVNTGSGYTTISNGGPYSNATTANLTISAVSTAMSGYTYRCVAINGVNTCFANSTDATLTVANFPTITQSQMNVWCNGGSNGSATVSLIGGTGTYAYSWSPSGGNASTATGLVAGNYSVTISDGTCSVIKNFTIQQPSAINGTTSVTNVSCFGGSNGSIDLTPTGGTPPYTFNWGGGITTEDRTGLTAGAYSVIITDANVCSKTVNVTVNQPTNGVDGSAVVTNISCTGGLTGAIDLTPMGGTPPYSYDWGGGITTEDRTGLAAGNYSVVITDANSCTKTINATVGLSVPVSGTTAITNVSCFGGSNGAINLTPTGGTAPYTFNWGGGITTEDRTGLAAGNYSVIITDANGCSETINATVSQPTSLVNGTTVVTNVSCNGGVNGAINLTPTGGTAPYTFDWGGGITTEDRTGLAAGAYSVTITDANGCTKTLNVTVMQPTAINASTVVTNVSCNGGTNGAINLTPTGGTAPYTFNWGGGITTEDRSGLVAGNYSVIITDGNGCTKTVNVTVTQPTTIILQTSQDVPATCANSADGVATVNVTGGVSPYTYNWSNGANTATATGLAAGTYSVIVTDFNGCSQNTSIVISFVDTTAPVLDMPVLPTITKECAVVAGDIVAPTATDNCAGSITATTIDPLTYAQQGTYTITWLYDDGNGNRTTQTQTVVIDDVTAPVTNMNVLPTITKECAVVTGDIVAPTATDNCVGTLTATTTDPLTYTQQGTYTITWVYNDGNGNTTTQNQTVVVDDVTAPVPNMTVLPTITKECAVVTGDIVAPTATDNCVGTLTATTTDALTYTQQGTYTITWLFNDGNGNTTTQTQTVVVDDVTAPVPNMTVLPTITKECAVVTGDIVAPTATDNCVGTLTATTTDPLTYTQQGTYTITWLYNDGNGNTTTQTQTVVVDDVTAPVPNMTVLPTITKECAVVTGDIVAPTATDNCVGTLTATTTDALTYTQQGTYTITWLFNDGNGNTTTQTQTVVVDDVTAPVPNMTVLPTITRECAVVTADIIAPTATDNCAGTLTATTNDPLNYTQQGTYTITWLFNDGNGNTTTQIQTIVVEVSPLDVVTFDNLTTVYNGSAHEIQVNNLPAGASVSYTISPDSGLNNAAINAGTYVVTAVVTPPATAVNCTSRTIVADLIIEKASQSITFNNLDVLMLENAADFQLTATASSQLPVSYTYTYAQSTPAATVTPEGWVTLVHSGSILITAHQDGNENFLPAATVSRELVIESEDASIQQIVVNGQVYTNPESTIYVMQDCENLLNNVEVEIEAEFGSQVTPAREFFIQTPKPGVYKETVKVVSQNGANQEIYNVIVERPFVFEDIVIQKFDNTLLVNNNPKTNGGYKFVAYKWYRNDVLIGTEQVYSVGSTLNDQLDENVEYSVTVTTDDGQEIHTCPSTVTRVHDLSMKVYPNPVQTNSTFTIDFGTPSKSYEGTTASIFTTDGKLLFTTQIVNNNTAITLPSTIAAGMYMLVVENNEKQFKEVVKIVVKQ; encoded by the coding sequence ATGAAAGGAAAAAAATTAATTTATTTAATTGTCAGTGCCTTTTTATTTGTAACACAATTACAATCGCAAACAACTTATGATTTCAATACTCCTGCTGTAATTTCAAGTGGACCCGCTGGTTTTGGTTTTTGGAATACTCAGGCCGATATTACAATCGGCGGCGTTCCCTACGTATTAACATCAGGTGGAAATGGTTCTTTTACAAATATTAATACAGGCGGAGTTTCAAATAGTAAAGCTTTAAGAAAAGATGGCTCAGGTGGAGATACTTTTACTTTAAAAAGACAAGATGGTCAGCCCTTTCAATTCTACGGAATATGGGTACAACACCAAAGTATGAATTCTTATTCACAATTTTATACTTTGCCTCCATGGTATACATTAACTACTTCTGGTCAAGATAGTTTTACATATCAAGATATGACAGCTATGACAGCTGGTACAAATACATCAAGTTCTAAAACTATTGATGCAGGTGTAAATGGTGTAACAGTTACTTCGGTACAAATTTCATTTCAAGCCATTTTATATTATAAAGTAGATAATATTAAAGTTGGTCCAGTAGTTATTGCATGTACACCACCTGTTTTTAGTTTAAATCCTAGTAATGTAAGTACATGTGATGGAAGTTCTGTAACTTTAAATGCAGCAGCAACTGGTGCAACAGCTTACGAATGGCAAGTTAACACAGGTTCTGGTTACACAACTATTTCAAACGGTGGGCCTTATTCTAATGCTACAACAGCTAATTTAACCATATCAGCTGTATCAACAGCTATGAGTGGCTATACGTACAGATGTGTTGCAATAAACGGAGTTAATACTTGTTTTGCTAACTCAACTGATGCAACTTTAACTGTAGCTAATTTTCCAACAATTACACAATCTCAAATGAATGTGTGGTGTAATGGTGGCTCAAATGGTTCCGCAACCGTTTCCTTAATTGGGGGAACAGGAACTTATGCATATAGTTGGTCGCCTTCAGGCGGAAATGCTTCAACAGCAACAGGTTTAGTGGCAGGTAATTATTCGGTTACAATTTCAGATGGAACTTGTTCTGTTATTAAAAATTTTACAATACAACAACCATCAGCAATTAATGGAACAACTTCGGTTACAAACGTATCTTGTTTTGGTGGTTCAAACGGTAGCATAGATTTAACTCCAACAGGTGGTACGCCTCCTTATACTTTTAATTGGGGTGGCGGTATTACTACTGAAGACAGAACAGGATTAACAGCAGGTGCTTATTCTGTAATAATAACAGATGCAAATGTATGTTCAAAAACTGTAAATGTAACTGTAAATCAACCAACAAACGGAGTAGATGGATCTGCAGTAGTTACAAATATTTCATGTACGGGTGGATTAACAGGTGCAATTGATCTGACACCAATGGGTGGAACCCCACCTTATTCTTATGATTGGGGTGGAGGTATTACAACTGAAGATAGAACAGGTTTAGCAGCAGGTAATTATTCTGTTGTAATCACCGATGCAAATAGTTGTACAAAAACAATTAATGCAACCGTAGGTTTATCTGTACCTGTTTCGGGTACAACTGCAATAACGAATGTATCTTGTTTTGGTGGATCAAACGGAGCTATAAATTTAACTCCAACTGGTGGTACAGCTCCATATACTTTTAATTGGGGTGGTGGAATAACTACCGAGGATAGAACTGGTTTAGCCGCTGGTAATTATTCTGTAATTATTACCGATGCAAACGGTTGTTCGGAAACTATTAATGCTACTGTAAGTCAACCTACATCTTTAGTGAATGGAACCACAGTTGTTACAAATGTTTCTTGTAATGGTGGAGTTAATGGAGCAATTAATTTAACTCCTACTGGTGGAACCGCTCCTTATACTTTTGATTGGGGAGGTGGAATAACTACTGAAGATAGAACAGGATTAGCGGCAGGTGCATATTCGGTAACAATTACCGACGCAAATGGTTGTACTAAAACGTTAAATGTAACAGTGATGCAGCCTACAGCAATTAATGCTTCAACAGTTGTAACAAATGTTTCTTGTAATGGAGGAACAAACGGAGCTATAAATTTAACTCCAACTGGTGGAACAGCTCCTTATACTTTTAATTGGGGTGGCGGTATTACTACCGAAGATAGATCAGGTTTAGTAGCAGGTAATTATTCTGTAATTATTACCGATGGAAATGGTTGTACTAAAACGGTAAATGTTACAGTTACACAACCAACTACAATAATTTTACAAACTAGTCAAGATGTTCCTGCAACATGTGCAAATTCCGCAGACGGTGTAGCTACAGTTAATGTTACTGGTGGTGTTTCACCTTATACTTATAATTGGTCAAATGGCGCAAATACTGCGACTGCAACTGGTTTGGCAGCCGGAACTTATTCAGTTATTGTAACAGATTTTAATGGATGTTCTCAAAATACATCTATAGTTATATCTTTTGTCGATACCACTGCTCCTGTGTTAGATATGCCAGTGTTACCAACAATTACTAAAGAATGTGCAGTAGTAGCTGGAGATATTGTTGCGCCAACGGCTACTGATAATTGTGCAGGTTCTATTACTGCAACAACAATAGATCCATTAACCTATGCACAACAAGGTACCTATACTATTACTTGGTTATATGATGATGGAAATGGAAATAGAACAACTCAAACTCAAACAGTAGTAATTGATGATGTTACAGCACCAGTTACAAATATGAATGTATTACCTACAATCACAAAAGAATGTGCTGTTGTAACGGGCGATATTGTTGCACCTACAGCAACTGATAATTGTGTAGGTACATTAACAGCAACAACTACAGATCCGTTAACATATACCCAACAAGGTACATACACTATTACTTGGGTATATAATGATGGAAATGGAAATACAACCACACAAAATCAAACAGTAGTAGTTGATGATGTTACAGCACCAGTTCCAAACATGACTGTATTACCAACAATCACAAAAGAATGTGCAGTTGTAACGGGCGATATTGTTGCACCTACAGCAACTGATAATTGTGTAGGTACATTAACTGCAACAACTACAGATGCGTTAACATATACGCAACAAGGTACTTATACTATTACTTGGTTGTTTAATGATGGAAATGGAAATACAACTACACAAACTCAAACTGTAGTGGTTGATGACGTTACAGCACCAGTTCCAAACATGACTGTATTACCAACAATCACAAAAGAATGTGCTGTTGTAACGGGCGATATTGTTGCACCAACAGCAACTGATAATTGTGTAGGTACATTAACAGCAACAACTACAGATCCGTTAACATATACGCAACAAGGTACTTATACTATTACTTGGTTATATAATGATGGAAATGGAAATACAACCACACAAACTCAAACAGTAGTGGTTGATGACGTTACAGCACCAGTTCCAAACATGACTGTATTACCAACAATCACAAAAGAATGTGCTGTTGTAACGGGCGATATTGTTGCGCCAACAGCAACTGATAATTGTGTAGGTACATTAACAGCAACAACTACAGATGCGTTAACATATACGCAACAAGGTACATATACTATTACTTGGTTGTTTAATGATGGAAATGGAAATACAACTACACAAACTCAAACAGTAGTAGTTGATGATGTTACAGCACCAGTTCCAAACATGACTGTATTACCAACAATTACAAGAGAATGTGCTGTTGTTACAGCTGATATTATTGCACCAACAGCAACTGATAATTGCGCAGGTACATTAACAGCAACAACTAACGATCCGTTAAATTATACTCAACAAGGTACTTACACTATTACTTGGTTGTTCAACGATGGGAATGGAAATACAACTACGCAAATACAAACAATAGTGGTAGAGGTTTCTCCTTTAGATGTGGTAACATTTGATAATTTAACTACCGTTTATAATGGTTCTGCACACGAAATACAAGTAAATAATTTACCTGCGGGTGCTTCGGTTTCTTATACTATATCACCAGATTCAGGTTTAAACAACGCTGCCATAAATGCAGGTACTTATGTAGTAACAGCAGTTGTTACACCACCAGCTACAGCAGTAAATTGTACAAGTAGAACAATTGTTGCCGATTTAATTATTGAAAAAGCATCGCAAAGTATAACTTTCAACAACTTAGATGTATTGATGTTAGAAAATGCAGCAGATTTTCAATTAACAGCTACAGCTAGTTCGCAATTGCCGGTTAGTTATACCTATACATATGCACAAAGCACTCCTGCGGCTACTGTAACTCCTGAAGGTTGGGTAACTTTGGTTCATTCAGGATCAATCTTAATTACAGCGCATCAAGATGGTAACGAAAACTTTTTACCAGCAGCAACTGTAAGTAGAGAATTGGTTATTGAAAGTGAAGATGCATCAATTCAACAAATCGTAGTAAATGGTCAGGTTTATACTAATCCAGAATCAACAATTTATGTAATGCAAGATTGTGAAAATTTACTAAACAATGTTGAGGTTGAAATTGAAGCTGAATTTGGTTCACAAGTAACTCCTGCTCGCGAATTTTTTATTCAAACACCAAAACCTGGTGTTTATAAGGAAACTGTAAAAGTTGTTTCGCAAAATGGTGCTAATCAAGAAATCTATAATGTTATTGTTGAGCGTCCGTTTGTGTTTGAAGATATTGTAATTCAAAAATTCGATAACACATTATTAGTAAACAACAATCCAAAAACAAATGGTGGTTATAAGTTTGTAGCTTACAAATGGTATAGAAATGATGTTCTAATTGGTACCGAACAAGTTTATTCTGTTGGTAGTACTTTAAATGATCAGTTAGATGAAAACGTTGAATACAGCGTTACTGTTACAACAGACGATGGTCAGGAAATTCATACATGTCCTTCAACTGTTACAAGAGTACACGATTTAAGTATGAAAGTATACCCTAATCCTGTACAAACAAACAGCACATTTACAATTGATTTTGGTACCCCATCAAAATCTTACGAAGGTACAACTGCTTCTATCTTTACAACCGATGGTAAATTATTATTTACAACTCAAATTGTAAATAATAACACGGCAATTACATTGCCTAGTACAATTGCAGCAGGTATGTATATGTTGGTTGTTGAAAACAACGAAAAACAGTTTAAAGAAGTAGTTAAAATAGTTGTTAAACAATAA
- a CDS encoding outer membrane beta-barrel protein, with amino-acid sequence MKNIRLNTLIFKSAAVLLFANTVQAQELQLNGGAHFIKPQSENAFPFAKNSEGFSVGLDYNHYLNKNFSVGLGLAYLNADFTFAKANLEGAYNEQDFEGDNFEFRYKADYYEENIKMHSVRIPLTLQYETQGVVRWYMRTGIIYDFQPTKAKYKVNIDNLSTSGYYEQWDAELHNPLYAGFGEQNRIETKGSLKLKNNFSWMVESGIKQQLGTCNSLYLGMFFELGLNDIRPESTSASTNLINYTSDINNPLQYNSLLNERLYNDKKLSTYTVGFKLRYAFNFDKK; translated from the coding sequence GTGAAAAATATACGTTTAAATACTTTAATTTTTAAAAGCGCTGCTGTTTTGTTATTTGCAAATACAGTACAAGCTCAGGAATTGCAATTAAACGGTGGGGCACATTTTATTAAGCCTCAGTCCGAAAATGCATTTCCATTCGCCAAAAATTCTGAAGGTTTTTCAGTTGGTTTAGATTATAACCATTACTTAAATAAAAACTTTAGTGTTGGTTTAGGTTTAGCATATTTAAATGCCGATTTTACTTTTGCTAAGGCTAACCTTGAAGGTGCTTATAATGAGCAAGATTTTGAAGGTGATAATTTTGAATTTAGATACAAGGCTGATTATTACGAAGAAAATATTAAAATGCATAGCGTTCGTATTCCATTAACCTTGCAATACGAAACACAAGGTGTTGTTCGTTGGTATATGCGCACAGGCATTATTTATGATTTTCAACCTACAAAAGCTAAGTACAAAGTTAATATAGATAACTTAAGTACATCTGGCTATTATGAGCAATGGGATGCAGAATTACACAATCCGTTGTATGCTGGTTTTGGTGAACAAAATCGCATTGAAACCAAAGGTTCTTTAAAGCTAAAGAATAACTTTTCTTGGATGGTAGAATCGGGTATCAAACAACAATTAGGTACGTGTAATAGTTTGTATTTGGGAATGTTTTTTGAATTAGGATTAAATGATATTAGACCAGAATCAACGTCGGCTAGTACTAATTTAATTAATTATACAAGTGATATTAACAACCCTTTACAATATAATTCGTTGTTAAATGAAAGACTTTATAACGATAAAAAGCTTTCAACCTATACCGTAGGATTTAAATTAAGATACGCTTTTAATTTTGATAAAAAATAA
- a CDS encoding ABC transporter substrate-binding protein, whose translation MKFLKYLLFIVFCFVSCSKKSNFNINSAPNSLKYAKGLEIYNYPNFTILKVTKPWPNATKSFTYICAKSLKNIPDSLSKYTFIKVPVKEIVVTSTTHISSVEALNNTDKLVGFPNLNYISSKNVRERIKKGEIIELSDKENLNFEKTINLNPQLIVGLSIDSETSKFNQFEKAGIPVMYNADWVETTPLGKAEWVKFFGVLFDQQNKANKYFENIVTNYQNAKKMVTNQSKKPTVLSGAIFQDVWYAPQGESWMSQFMNDAGAQYIFSDTKGTGSLSLSFETVIDKALHADYWIGPGEFNSFTEMIAANKHYAKFKAFQNKKIYSYAMKKGETGGIIFYEDAPNRPDLVLKDLIAIFYPEKFPNYKPSFIEPLK comes from the coding sequence ATGAAATTTTTAAAATACCTGCTTTTTATAGTATTTTGTTTTGTAAGTTGTAGTAAAAAAAGCAATTTTAATATAAATTCGGCTCCTAATAGCTTAAAGTATGCAAAAGGATTAGAAATTTACAATTACCCTAATTTTACTATTTTAAAAGTTACCAAACCTTGGCCAAATGCAACTAAAAGCTTCACATATATTTGTGCAAAATCTTTAAAAAACATTCCCGATAGTCTTTCAAAATACACATTTATAAAAGTACCAGTTAAAGAAATAGTAGTTACATCTACAACACATATTTCTTCGGTTGAAGCTTTGAATAATACCGATAAATTAGTTGGCTTTCCTAATTTAAATTACATTTCATCTAAAAATGTAAGGGAAAGAATTAAAAAAGGCGAAATTATTGAACTATCAGATAAAGAAAATTTAAATTTTGAGAAAACTATCAATTTAAACCCACAGTTAATTGTTGGGTTAAGCATCGATAGTGAAACTTCAAAATTCAATCAATTTGAAAAAGCTGGAATTCCAGTGATGTATAATGCAGATTGGGTTGAAACTACACCGCTTGGAAAAGCAGAATGGGTAAAGTTTTTTGGTGTTTTGTTCGATCAACAAAATAAAGCTAACAAATATTTTGAAAATATTGTTACCAATTATCAAAATGCAAAAAAAATGGTTACAAATCAAAGTAAGAAACCTACTGTTTTAAGCGGCGCTATTTTTCAAGATGTTTGGTATGCACCACAAGGTGAAAGCTGGATGTCACAATTTATGAACGATGCAGGTGCACAGTATATTTTTAGCGATACGAAAGGTACAGGTAGTTTGTCACTTTCGTTTGAAACAGTTATTGATAAAGCCTTACATGCTGATTATTGGATAGGACCAGGTGAGTTTAATAGTTTTACCGAAATGATAGCAGCCAACAAGCATTATGCTAAATTTAAAGCGTTTCAAAATAAAAAAATCTATTCATACGCAATGAAAAAAGGCGAAACTGGGGGGATTATTTTTTATGAAGATGCACCCAATAGGCCCGATTTAGTTTTAAAAGATTTAATTGCTATTTTTTATCCTGAAAAGTTTCCAAATTATAAACCATCGTTTATTGAACCGTTAAAATAA
- a CDS encoding FecCD family ABC transporter permease, producing MQNKYIKYHFLFLGLLICAALLNLIIGSVRIPVSNILEILLGNFQGKTSWEYIVLEYRLPKLIIACVVGMALSIAGMMMQTLFQNPMAEPYILGVSSGASLGVAVCILGKSMFSYTIQNFFNGSVAIIIFALIGSMAVMFIILALAQQIKQIATLLIVGLMFSSFTSAFVNILAYFSTADELKKFTFWNLGSLGNITWEQLQIVIPILLFFIVLAFLLNKSLNTLLLGEQYAKTMGLNIKNTKFLIIFITCVLVAVCTAFVGPIAFLGLAVPHISRSIYKTTNHFQLFIANILIGALLLVLCDSICQLPGDQFVLPINAITSILGAPLVIFLMLKRNNRF from the coding sequence ATGCAGAATAAATACATAAAATATCATTTTTTATTTTTAGGACTTTTAATTTGTGCTGCACTTTTAAATTTAATTATAGGTTCAGTACGTATTCCTGTTTCTAATATTTTAGAAATTTTATTAGGCAATTTTCAGGGTAAAACCAGTTGGGAATACATTGTTTTAGAATACAGGTTGCCTAAATTAATTATTGCATGTGTTGTAGGAATGGCACTTTCAATAGCTGGTATGATGATGCAAACTCTTTTTCAAAACCCAATGGCCGAACCTTATATTTTAGGTGTAAGTTCAGGAGCTAGTTTAGGTGTAGCAGTTTGTATTTTAGGAAAAAGCATGTTTAGTTATACTATTCAAAATTTTTTTAATGGATCGGTTGCCATTATAATATTTGCTTTAATTGGTAGCATGGCAGTTATGTTTATTATTTTAGCATTGGCACAACAAATTAAACAAATAGCAACTTTGCTAATTGTAGGTTTAATGTTTAGCAGTTTTACAAGTGCTTTTGTAAATATTTTGGCTTATTTTTCAACTGCAGACGAACTTAAAAAATTTACCTTTTGGAATTTAGGTAGTTTAGGCAACATAACTTGGGAACAATTACAAATTGTAATACCAATTTTGCTGTTTTTTATTGTACTTGCTTTTTTATTAAACAAATCGTTAAACACCTTGTTACTGGGCGAACAATATGCTAAAACAATGGGCTTAAATATAAAAAACACAAAGTTTTTAATCATTTTTATAACATGTGTTTTAGTTGCAGTTTGCACAGCATTTGTAGGTCCAATAGCTTTTTTAGGCTTAGCAGTTCCACATATATCGCGCAGTATTTATAAAACTACCAATCATTTTCAATTATTTATTGCAAATATTTTAATAGGCGCTTTATTGTTAGTTTTGTGCGATAGTATTTGTCAATTACCAGGTGATCAATTTGTATTACCTATAAATGCAATCACATCTATTTTAGGTGCACCTTTGGTGATTTTTTTAATGCTTAAACGCAATAACCGATTTTAA
- a CDS encoding universal stress protein, with protein sequence MKKILFPTDFSETAHNAFIYALKLAKSINAEIFVLNTYEMPVISTTSAGQPELIQSVYNSIELNNFENFKKEVPNLRAIAEKNDCNDLQLTFIFEEGIMLSILQKIITDEQIDFIVMGTNGNNSLEKKLLGSNTLHVMENIDIPILSVPKKAQFKRLTNVGYATMLRESDKNGLKQLIKITKNLNADLKVLHVMRKESDSTMDLLDSWKTEFNDEHVSFHTVLNEKIEDSVFFFIDDQLIDLMCIVKRHLNFFEKLFSSSLSKQLSYHADVPVLVLKEKVHT encoded by the coding sequence ATGAAAAAGATTTTATTTCCTACCGATTTTTCTGAAACTGCTCACAACGCATTTATTTATGCATTAAAATTAGCAAAAAGTATTAATGCTGAAATTTTTGTTTTAAATACGTACGAAATGCCTGTTATTTCTACTACGTCGGCAGGACAACCAGAGCTAATTCAAAGTGTTTATAATTCTATAGAGTTAAATAACTTTGAGAATTTTAAAAAAGAAGTCCCTAATTTAAGAGCTATTGCTGAAAAAAATGACTGTAATGACCTGCAATTGACTTTTATTTTTGAAGAAGGTATTATGCTTTCGATCCTACAAAAAATTATTACAGACGAACAAATAGATTTCATTGTTATGGGTACCAACGGTAACAATAGTTTAGAAAAAAAACTATTAGGATCGAACACCTTACATGTAATGGAAAATATTGATATTCCTATTTTAAGTGTTCCTAAAAAAGCGCAATTTAAGCGTTTAACAAATGTTGGTTATGCTACAATGCTACGTGAAAGTGATAAAAACGGATTAAAACAACTTATTAAAATTACTAAAAACTTAAATGCCGATTTAAAAGTTTTACATGTGATGCGTAAAGAAAGCGATAGTACAATGGATTTGTTAGACAGCTGGAAAACAGAATTTAATGATGAACATGTTAGTTTTCACACCGTTTTAAACGAAAAAATTGAAGACAGTGTTTTCTTTTTTATAGACGACCAACTTATTGATTTAATGTGTATTGTAAAACGTCATTTAAACTTTTTTGAAAAGCTATTTAGCAGCAGTTTAAGCAAACAGCTTTCTTATCATGCCGATGTTCCTGTTTTAGTTTTAAAAGAAAAGGTACATACTTAA
- the mnmE gene encoding tRNA uridine-5-carboxymethylaminomethyl(34) synthesis GTPase MnmE has product MILNDTIVALASASGAGAIAVIRVSGPNAINMVANVFNSIKGKDLTKQKSHTLHLGYIVDNEKIIDQVLVSLFKGTNSYTGEPTVEISCHGSTYIQQQILQLLLRNGCRMATAGEFTMRSFLNGKMDLSQAEAVADLIASDNEASHQIAMQQMRGGFSNEIAKLREELLNFASLIELELDFSEEDVEFADRTAFRTLVNRIQFVLKRLIDSFAVGNVIKNGIPVAIVGEPNVGKSTLLNALLNEERAIVSDIAGTTRDTIEDELVINGIGFRFIDTAGIRETTDVVEHIGIQKTFEKIEQAQVVMYLFESLKFKEQGDAYVVEIEKIKNKYPQKPLVVVVNKIDLLSEAEITEIAKKLGNLNSVLQTISAKNKFGIDALKNQLLEFVNTGALRNNETIVTNTRHYDSLIKALEEIQKVQYALDANVPADLMAIDIRQALYYFGEITGEVTNDELLGNIFANFCIGK; this is encoded by the coding sequence ATGATTTTAAACGATACAATAGTTGCGTTAGCATCGGCTTCAGGTGCGGGAGCCATTGCGGTAATACGTGTTTCGGGTCCAAATGCAATTAATATGGTTGCAAATGTTTTTAATTCAATAAAAGGTAAAGATTTAACTAAACAAAAATCGCATACCTTGCATTTGGGGTATATTGTTGATAATGAAAAAATTATAGATCAAGTTTTAGTTTCTTTGTTTAAAGGAACAAATTCATATACTGGCGAACCAACTGTTGAAATTTCGTGTCATGGATCAACATATATACAACAACAAATTTTACAATTATTGTTACGTAACGGCTGTAGAATGGCAACGGCAGGTGAATTTACCATGCGATCGTTTTTAAATGGAAAAATGGATTTGTCACAAGCCGAAGCAGTTGCCGATTTAATTGCCAGCGACAACGAAGCCAGTCACCAAATTGCAATGCAGCAAATGCGCGGTGGTTTTAGTAACGAAATTGCCAAATTGCGCGAAGAATTATTAAATTTTGCATCGTTAATAGAATTAGAATTAGATTTTAGCGAAGAAGATGTTGAATTTGCCGATAGAACTGCCTTTAGAACATTGGTAAATAGAATTCAATTTGTTTTAAAACGATTGATAGACAGTTTTGCTGTTGGAAATGTTATTAAAAACGGAATTCCTGTTGCTATCGTTGGCGAACCAAATGTGGGTAAATCTACTCTTTTAAATGCCCTTTTAAATGAAGAACGTGCCATTGTTAGCGATATTGCCGGTACAACGCGTGACACTATAGAGGATGAATTGGTTATTAATGGAATTGGGTTTCGATTTATTGATACCGCTGGAATTCGTGAAACTACCGATGTAGTAGAGCACATAGGTATTCAAAAAACTTTCGAAAAAATAGAGCAAGCACAGGTTGTGATGTACTTGTTTGAAAGTTTAAAGTTTAAAGAACAAGGTGATGCTTATGTTGTTGAAATTGAAAAGATTAAAAATAAATATCCTCAAAAACCACTTGTTGTAGTGGTAAATAAAATTGATTTGCTTTCCGAAGCCGAAATTACCGAAATTGCAAAAAAATTAGGTAATTTAAATAGTGTGTTACAAACTATTTCGGCAAAGAATAAATTTGGAATTGATGCATTAAAAAATCAATTATTAGAATTTGTAAATACAGGTGCATTGCGTAATAACGAAACCATAGTTACCAATACACGTCATTACGATTCTTTAATTAAAGCATTAGAAGAAATTCAAAAAGTTCAATATGCTTTAGATGCAAATGTACCAGCCGATTTAATGGCAATTGATATTAGACAAGCTTTGTACTACTTTGGCGAAATTACTGGTGAAGTAACTAATGATGAGTTACTTGGAAATATATTTGCTAATTTTTGTATCGGGAAGTAA